Proteins from one Plasmodium cynomolgi strain B DNA, chromosome 10, whole genome shotgun sequence genomic window:
- a CDS encoding hypothetical protein (putative): MNPEEQAQFVPEAPEVFNDSFEHSNVDEVAPFDQSADMLNIGEVNADVIPDLGDVATDDGVVDLADLSEDVVADLADLPDENITDVNAEGSAEFGADGEVLGNPENPEEPILPPPNLDEMFSEESIRKLREAIENSPCYQ; encoded by the coding sequence atgaatccaGAAGAACAAGCTCAATTTGTACCTGAAGCCCCTGAAGTTTTTAATGACAGTTTTGAACACTCTAACGTTGATGAAGTTGCACCATTCGATCAATCTGCCGACATGCTGAATATAGGAGAAGTTAATGCTGACGTAATCCCCGACTTAGGAGATGTAGCCACTGATGATGGTGTCGTAGATTTAGCTGATTTATCCGAAGATGTTGTTGCCGATTTGGCCGACTTACCTGATGAAAACATTACAGATGTAAATGCTGAGGGATCTGCAGAATTTGGAGCCGATGGTGAAGTCCTAGGAAACCCAGAAAATCCAGAAGAACCCATCTTACCACCACCTAATCTGGATGAAATGTTCAGTGAAGAATCCATTAGAAAATTAAGAGAAGCCATTGAAAACTCACCATGCTACCAAC
- a CDS encoding hypothetical protein (putative), whose protein sequence is MKSFPGGKVNSPFPIKILTITLLLWTCHYCNNYSFNDTSSEVNSQKKTTNFRRTNKILAACRKGGNSQMDKNKNDVTDKVKCIEEILLLLKKLSECRLNYREPLLEIKRSLSGCKDNSGPNVVVARKKLLDIKKSIANDLGIEDLMSNEAKTKEIDIKVLIKRIPSYKENCQAQIRGAKQKITDYRDSCEAHISDVRRKMTDL, encoded by the exons ATGAAGTCCTTCCCTGGGGGGAAAGTTAATTCTCCCTTTCCTATAAAAATTCTAACCATAACCCTGTTACTATGGACATGCCACTATTGCAATAAC tATTCTTTTAATGATACTTCAAGCGAAGTAAACAGCCAAAAGAAGACAACAAATTTTAggagaacaaacaaaatattaGCTGCTTGTAGAAAAGGTGGAAATTCGCAGatggataaaaataaaaacgatgTGACAGATAAGGTAAAATGTATTGAAGAAATTTTGTTGCTCCTGAAAAAACTGTCAGAATGTAGACTAAATTATAGAGAACCCcttttagaaataaaaagatcgCTATCAGGATGTAAAGATAATTCAGGGCCTAATGTTGTAGTGGCAAGAAAAAAGCTATTAGATATCAAGAAATCAATCGCCAATGATTTAGGCATCGAGGACTTAATGAGTAATGAAGCGAAGACGAAAGAAATTGACATTAAAGTATTGATTAAACGTATACCTAGTTATAAGGAGAATTGCCAGGCGCAAATTCGAGGGGCTAAACAGAAAATAACGGACTATAGGGACAGCTGTGAGGCGCACATATCAGatgtaagaagaaaaatgacgGATTTATAG
- a CDS encoding tryptophan-rich antigen (Pv-fam-a;~putative) → MKGPAPQQKFSPAKKTQNKNPKLSKMTAIFTVSRLHIILFALFSVFILNPSHAANTERGRIKCYLPNNLMEFWKDNVDQSEQLKKLAWHNWMMRLESEWEDFNTSMKSKKNVWMEETEKEWIEWIKQMENKWMNCNENINDEYKNYLISKSATWTSEEWKEWVKTEGKNFMKTDLEKWIKAKEISLDLLLLTEWVQWKNEKIMSWLLSEWKTEEDNYWSQWEHSTWLKWLNLTEKKHWIKWKERNLRESEQWSTWLSVKENVYIFGEWNNWSIWKNEKEEFFNKWMDNTINEWINEEKWNTLLNTENDS, encoded by the exons ATGAAGGGTCCAGCACCGCAACAGAAGTTCTCCCCAGCTaagaaaacacaaaataaaaatccgAAGTTATCCAAAATGACGGCAATTTTCACAGTTTCACGTTTACATATTATCTTGTTTGCTCTATTTTCAGTTTTCATCTTAAATCCCTCCCATgct GCAAACAccgaaaggggaagaatcAAGTGTTATCTTCCAAACAATTTAATGGAATTTTGGAAAGATAACGTAGACCAATCagaacaattaaaaaaattggcatggCATAACTGGATGATGAGGTTGGAATCAGAATGGGAAGACTTTAACACATCCATGAAGAGCAAAAAGAACGTATGGAtggaagaaacagaaaaagaatgGATCGAATGGAttaaacaaatggaaaataaatggaTGAATtgtaatgaaaatattaatgatgAATATAAGAATTATCTTATATCCAAATCTGCTACATGGACTTCTGAAGAGTGGAAAGAATGGGTAaaaacagaaggaaaaaacttTATGAAAACAGATTTAGAAAAATGGattaaagcaaaagaaataTCATTGGATTTGTTACTATTAACAGAATGGGTTcagtggaaaaatgaaaagatcATGTCATGGCTATTGAGCGAATGGAAAACTGAAGAAGACAACTACTGGTCACAATGGGAACACTCAACATGGCTTAAGTGGCTCAACTTGACAGAGAAAAAACACTggataaaatggaaagaaagaaatctTAGGGAAAGTGAACAATGGTCTACTTGGTTGAGCGTCAAAgaaaatgtttatatatttggcGAATGGAACAATTGGTcaatatggaaaaatgaaaaagaagaattcTTCAATAAATGGATGGATAATACAATTAACGAGTGGATAAATGAGGAGAAATGGAACACTTTGTTGAACACAGAAAATGACTCATAA
- a CDS encoding tryptophan-rich antigen (Pv-fam-a;~putative), whose translation MKEDEEKFETESVLSGGRVTETEYVVRREKPKIPIFAYSAKAKKDEQDAIDKKSDIFNLTEKDETKKDEVKLETKPLEGDAKTEGKPLEGEEKTETKPLEGEAKTETKPLEGEEKTETKPLEGEAKTEIKPLEGEAKTETKPLEGEAKTETKPLEGEAKIVTKTLRGNVKIVTKPLKGKAKTEAKPLEGEAKTGAKPLNSSAKTEAKPLEGEAKTEAKPLEGEAKTEAKPLEGEAKTEAEPLEGEDKTETQTQPETESKFNALKYFTTPEPKKDGEILETKPVADGEKLEAKLVAGSEKHESPLHDDDQKSIASSSMDVVRKDSMKYNKYSIPTETVKERENASEVGTEYQMHVLSEEKSVGGHDDEEASVYYYNEESTEGGDDEEASVYYYYEESKEGGDDDEASVYYYYEEGTEGGDNEERDGEEVGDGEEGDGEEVGDGEEVGDGEEEGDGEERDGEERDGEERDGEERGGEAEGEGEEEGDDDEESVYYHNQEDKEEDIERQMNNLHEEGMPTIDPNDEDLEHEQEKKLPRRREPDDENNVEKKKLVFTDYKEWLDQKEHPLMVSLKYWWDKILNSSFMIWYRYKGQDKEEGVPTNPDWENWLQEMKNEWSRYNVYIHKERTKWFQEKEIEFRQFIKDFQFKWMHYNKELLEDHSFDVYKKSLKWKDSKWIKWIEKDGESIMMMDIEKWIDKIRTEYNLWLLKDWEQWKNNKILDWLLSEKKCDQYQYWLKWEYSNNQPSLRNEKLEWYKWKKVRRSEAKDWQKWVQEKDQALIEVKNEIWKNWKEEKKNVFYSMLSHFINNWIAKKQWKVWILDLQGTMSKG comes from the exons ATgaaggaagatgaagaaaaattcgaAACCGAATCAGTACTAAGTGGAGGAAGAGTAACCGAAACCGAATATGTAGTACGACGTGAAAAACCGAAAATCCCAATATTTGCATATTCTGCAAAAGCTAAGAAAGATGAACAAGATGCTATAGATAAGAAATCAGATATTTTTAATCTTACCGAAAAAGATGAAACGAAGAAAGATGAAGTAAAACTGGAAACCAAACCATTAGAGGGTGACGCTAAAACTGAAGGTAAACCAttagaaggtgaagaaaaaactgaaacCAAACCATTAGAAGGTGAAGCAAAAACTGAAACCAAACCAttagaaggtgaagaaaaaaccGAAACCAAACCATTAGAAGGTGAAGCAAAAACTGAAATCAAACCATTAGAAGGTGAAGCAAAAACTGAAACCAAACCATTAGAAGGTGAAGCAAAAACCGAAACCAAACCATTAGaaggtgaagcaaaaattgtaacCAAAACATTGAGAGGTAACGTTAAAATTGTAACAAAACCATTGAAAG GTAAAGCTAAAACTGAAGCTAAACCATTAGAAGGTGAAGCTAAAACTGGAGCTAAACCATTGAACAGTAGCGCTAAAACTGAAGCTAAACCATTAGAAGGTGAAGCTAAAACTGAAGCTAAACCATTAGAAGGTGAAGCTAAAACTGAAGCTAAACCATTAGAAGGTGAAGCTAAAACTGAAGCTGAACCATTAGAAGGTGAAGATAAAACTGAAACCCAAACACAGCCAGAAACTGAAAGTAAATTCAATGcattgaaatattttaccactCCAGAACCAAAGAAAGATGGCGAAATTTTGGAAACTAAACCAGTTGCAGATGGCGAAAAATTGGAAGCCAAATTAGTGGCAGGTAGCGAAAAGCATGAAAGCCCATTACACGATGATGACCAAAAAAGCATAGCATCCAGTTCGATGGATGTTGTGAGAAAAGACTCTATGaaatataacaaatataGTATCCCAACAGAAACAgtaaaagaaagagaaaacgCATCAGAAGTCGGAACTGAGTACCAGATGCACGTTCTTAGTGAAGAGAAGAGTGTAGGAGGACACGACGATGAAGAAGCAAGCGTGTACTATTACAATGAAGAAAGCACGGAAGGAGGAGACGATGAAGAAGCAAGCGTGTACTATTACTATGAAGAAAGCAAGGAAGGAGGAGACGATGATGAAGCAAGCGTGTACTATTACTATGAAGAAGGCACGGAAGGAGGAGACAATGAAGAAAGAGACGGTGAAGAAGTAGGAGacggtgaagaaggagacgGTGAAGAAGTAGGAGACGGTGAAGAAGTAGGAGacggtgaagaagaaggagacggTGAAGAAAGAGACGGTGAAGAAAGAGACGGTGAAGAAAGAGACGGTGAAGAAAGAGGCGgtgaagcagaaggagaaggtgaagaagaaggagatgatgatgaagaaagCGTATACTATCATAATCAAGAAGATAAGGAAGAAGACATTGAAAGACAAATGAACAATTTGCATGAAGAAGGTATGCCAACTATAGATCCAAATGATGAAGATTTGGAACAtgagcaagaaaaaaaattgccacgAAGAAGAGAACCCGACGATGAAAataatgtggaaaaaaaaaagcttgtATTCACAGATTACAAAGAATGGCTTGATCAAAAGGAACACCCTCTAATGGTCTCCCTAAAATATTGGTGGGATAAGATTCTTAATTCCAGTTTTATGATTTGGTATAGATATAAAGGTCAAGATAAAGAGGAAGGAGTGCCCACAAATCCTGACTGGGAGAATTGGTTGCAGGAAATGAAGAATGAATGGTCACGCTACAATGTCTACATACACAAGGAAAGAACTAAATGGTTccaagaaaaggaaattgaGTTCCGTCAATTTATAAAAGATTTCCAATTTAAATGGATGCACTACAACAAAGAATTGTTAGAAGATCACTCTTTCgatgtttataaaaaatcacTAAAATGGAAAGATTCCAAATGGATTAAATGGATTGAAAAGGATGGAGAATCTATCATGATGATGGATATAGAAAAATGGATAGACAAAATTAGAACAGAATACAATTTATGGCTACTGAAAGATTGGGaacaatggaaaaataacaaaattttggattGGTTAttgagtgaaaaaaaatgtgatcaATATCAGTACTGGCTAAAATGGGAGTATTCAAATAATCAACCATCACTTAGAAACGAAAAACTCGAATGgtacaaatggaagaaggtTAGACGAAGTGAAGCTAAAGACtggcaaaaatgggttcaaGAAAAAGATCAGGCATTAATAGAAGTTAAGAAtgaaatatggaaaaattggaaagaggaaaaaaaaaacgtatttTACTCAATGCTCAGCCACTTTATTAACAACTGGATAGCCAAGAAGCAATGGAAAGTATGGATACTCGACTTGCAAGGAACAATGTCAAAAGGATAA
- a CDS encoding tryptophan-rich antigen (Pv-fam-a;~putative): protein MEPLALKEADADDHNKEEAQDTKAADFEKEKKINRHPAEFNEKAKVIHTPQPKKFIKSKHPEKGEITPNEGMQRPEMVMPEMKKHPMEKPEMVIPEMKKHPMEKPEMVMPEMKKHPMEKPEMVIPEMKKHPMEKPEMKSVPMGKPEMKKIPMGKPEMKKIPMGKPEMKKIPMGKSEVKKVPMKKIPKYPQEESGNKNRYTQKNRPKKKFTKNKSTKETIKGKCNKQKCNQQKCNSLKVCTINKMLGKEVKELMFLIKHHL, encoded by the exons ATGGAACCACTTGCATTGAAAGAAGCTGATGCTGATGATCATAATAAAGAAGAGGCCCAAGACACCAAAGCTGCAGatttcgaaaaagaaaaaaagataaatagGCATCCAGcagaatttaatgaaaaggcaaaagtgaTCCATACGCCAcagccaaaaaaattcataaaatccAAACATCCAGAAAAAGGCGAAATAACCCCAAATGAAGGAATGCAAAGACCCGAAATGGTAATGCCTGAGATGAAAAAGCACCCAATGGAAAAACCCGAAATGGTAATTCCTGAGATGAAAAAGCACCCAATGGAAAAACCCGAAATGGTAATGcctgaaatgaaaaagcacCCAATGGAAAAACCCGAAATGGTAATACCTGAGATGAAAAAGCATCCAATGGAAAAACCCGAAATGAAAAGTGTCCCGATGGGAAAaccagaaatgaaaaagatcCCAATGGGAAAaccagaaatgaaaaagatcCCAATGGGAAAaccagaaatgaaaaagatcCCAATGGGAAAATCCGAAGTGAAAAAGGTTCCAATGAAAAAGATCCCG AAGTACCCCCAGGAGGAATCAGGCAACAAGAACAGGTATACCCAAAAGAACCGCCCCAAGAAGAAGTTCACCAAGAACAAATCTACAAAGGAGACCATCAAGGGGAAATGCAACAAGCAGAAATGCAACCAGCAGAAATGCAACAGCTTGAAAGTATGCACCATCAACAAAATGTTAGGCAAAGAGGTGAAGGAGCTTATGTTTCTAATAAAACACCATCTGTAA
- a CDS encoding VIR-like CYIR protein (putative), which yields EDAEKAVALYIIHEEDFFSQLSESSDFDQLCNGIDNNLSSKCREVKELCIKLEPHLDKLSQAGDSESYNYCNCIRYWLYEQISEIHTDKSAKIADVHMMLSVPIILMRYISYAYQILYFLI from the coding sequence GAGGATGCTGAAAAAGCTGTAGcactttatataattcatgAAGAAGATTTCTTTTCACAACTTAGTGAATCTTCTGATTTTGATCAACTTTGTAATGGAATCGATAATAATCTAAGCTCCAAATGTAGAGAAGTCAAAGAACTTTGCATTAAACTAGAACCTCATTTAGATAAGTTAAGTCAAGCGGGTGATTCCGAAAGTTATAATTACTGCAATTGCATAcgttattggttatatgaacaaataagtGAAATTCATACTGATAAATCTGCAAAGATTGCTGATGTACATATGATGCTTTCTGTTCCTATCATTTTGATGAGATATATTAGTTATGCTtatcaaattttgtatttcttgaTTTAA
- a CDS encoding hypothetical protein (putative) produces MVLKKRKFINTVEYDSNENFRNKRNPRKYRNKSKKRDNHFNYDDSFDKSFDSLKYNNRHHNPYDKTERYDYYLTEPNEYDQTYPEIVSHCSKPRKRTTLSNLIYFLKKMDSNFEVALLRSLKYNAITNDVSVKHKSNFGKLLHYINNHKILLPPFAFIISSFALIALRMVGIIVTTYYLVKLKKCNSMSKYYRKCKLVGKNVD; encoded by the exons atggttttaaaaaaaagaaaatttataaacACGGTAGAATATGATAGTAATGAGAATTTTCGTAATAAAAGAAATCCACGAAAATATCGTAATAAATCTAAAAAACGAGATAACCATTTCAATTATGACGATAGCTTTGATAAATCCTTTGACTCACTAAAATACAATAACCGTCATCATAATCCATATGACAAAACAGAGCGTTATGATTACTACTTAACGGAACCTAATGAATACGACCAAACATACCCTGAAATTGTGTCACATTGCAGTAAACCAAGAAAGAGAACTACTCTATCTAACCTGatctattttttgaaaaaaatggattcaaATTTTGAGGTAGCATTGTTACGTTCCTTGAAATATAATGCCATTACTAACGACGTCTCAGTTAAACATAAGAGTAACTTTGGCAAATTACTACACTATATAAACAATCATAAAATACTGCTTCCACCCTTTGCCTTCATCATATCTTCTTTTGCACTTATAGCTTTACGAATGG TAGGCATTATAGTGACAACTTACTATTTGGTTAAGCTTAAAAAGTGCAATAGTATGAGTAAATATTACAGAAAATGTAAGTTGGTGGGTAAAAACGTAGATTAA
- a CDS encoding hypothetical protein (putative) — protein MHRKERTKSLIFLPYLYLVNMLNNTCGKPGGTNGHVYQKDAYNGRTNRLLKGKLAVEEEPKEKYKLLRKKLLEIVNENDEDFEKRFNTMLEKGGILQNISSLQQLNEKSKKSLLYDGSSQYRKSKGSLEYDTNDEDKLTSSKYYSNSEKPVNLQKFFSYFKKLNLFKIFDFFEKLKEEDIPKYYYNSYYSTTTGIANSINTKEVEQEAEKEFSDTSCFDFGHDFESIATFKDFFKHNGLKLYHSLKSVNPSEKEREPLKKELSSLKKCYDLLLKPVFTWTMNYMKKFDKLYEKSLIKVLTSEIMMDEISVKLLLKKLKNYLIVIYPVLSYSIYTILVYFFNFDHFSVASTAAMVLCALIYVSYKYIKCTNNTRYKELYEHNSTQAAESSPDVKKDDAL, from the exons atgcaTAGGAAAGAAAGGACCAAAAGcttgatttttttaccttatcTTTACCTTGTTAATATg CTAAACAATACCTGTGGCAAACCAGGGGGGACGAATGGCCACGTATACCAAAAGGACGCATATAATGGAAGGACTAATAGATTATTAAAAGGCAAATTAGCTGTAGAAGAAGAACCCAAAGAAAAGTACAAACTCctaagaaaaaaactgctaGAAATAGTGaatgaaaatgatgaagatTTTGAAAAACGATTTAATACCATGTTAGAAAAAGGTGGCATTTTACAGAATATATCCTCTCTACAGCAATTGA ATGAAAAATCAAAGAAATCATTGTTATACGATGGTAGTAGTCAGTATAGAAAATCAAAAGGATCTCTAGAATATGATACCAATGATGAAGACAAATTAACAAGTTCAAAGTATTATAGTAATAGCGAAAAGCCAGTAAAtctacaaaaatttttcagctattttaaaaaattgaatttatttaaaatttttgatttttttgaaaaattaaaggaagAGGACATaccaaaatattattataattcatATTATAGTACTACCACGGGTATCGCCAATAGCATTAACACTAAGGAGGTCGAACaggaagcagaaaaggaaTTTAGTGATACCTCCTGTTTCGACTTTGGCCATGACTTCGAATCAATTGCCACttttaaagatttttttaaacataatgGCCTGAAATTGTATCATTCACTGAAATCTGTTAACCCGAGTGAAAAAGAACGCGAACCTTTAAAGAAAGAGTTATCctcacttaaaaaatgttatgatTTATTGTTAAAACCTGTTTTCACGTGGACAATGaattacatgaaaaaatttgacaaATTGTATGAAAAGTCCCTAATAAAGGTGCTAACATCGGAAATTATGATGGATGAAATAAGTGTCAaattacttttaaaaaaattgaagaattaCTTAATTGTTATTTATCCAGTTTTATCATACAGTATCTACACAATCctggtttattttttcaattttgatcATTTTAGTGTTGCTTCCACAGCTGCAATGGTTTTATGCGCCTTAATATACGTGAGctataaatatatcaagTGCACTAATAACACTAGATATAAAGAATTGTATGAACATAATAGCACACAAGCCGCGGAGTCATCACCGGACGTTAAGAAAGATGATGCTTTGTGA
- a CDS encoding PST-A protein (putative;~truncated) has product MVQNELCDSEAVLKCNSIDGKPQLDSFLNKDGLMIRTYGWLVKNAIGIIILVHGLNSHVRFSFLRHNVDIVGNEKAILKDENNYYVYKDSWIEHFNKNGYSVYGIDLQGHGKSDGWENLRVNVKRFDDIAYDVIEYIQKIQEKLWKNENSCDTLPDDNKNVSKKDIPTYLIGQSMGGNVVLRTLQLIGKSKDEAKKKLNIKGCISLSGMISIERIIASPRSYKLINNMLYIKYQYMHDLYKYDKIRYKKGITYRFAYQLLKAMDNLQKDMKHIPKDIPILFIHSKDDTLCYYRGVVSFYSRLSNDIKELHILEDMEHMLTVEPGNENVLNKIMQWLSKLTPKGVTTKFRKKKKKKKFLAFLEAHF; this is encoded by the exons ATGgtacaaaatgaattatGTGATAGTGAAGCGGTCTTAAAATGTAACAGTATCGATGGAAAACCACAACTTGATTCATTTCTGAATAAGGATGGTTTAATGATAAGGACATACGGTTGGCTAGTAAAAAACGCAATAGGTATTATCATTTTAGTTCATGGTTTAAATTCACATGTAAGATTTTCATTCCTAAGACACAATGTAGATATAGTGGGTAACGAGAAGGCCATATTGAAAGacgaaaataattattacgtTTACAAGGATAGTTGGATAGAACactttaacaaaaatggatatTCAGTATATGGAATAGACTTACAAGGTCACGGGAAATCTGATGGATGGGAAAATTTAAGGGTTAACGTAAAACGTTTTGATGATATAGCATACGATGTGATAGAGTATATTCAGAAAATTCAAGAGAAATTATGGAAGAATGAAAATTCATGTGACACCCTACCTGATGATAATAAGAATGTTAGTAAAAAAGACATTCCCACGTATTTAATTGGTCAGTCCATGGGAGGGAATGTCGTATTAAGGACATTGCAATTGATAGGGAAATCGAAAGATGAGgccaagaaaaaattaaatattaaaggTTGTATATCGTTATCAGGGATGATTTCCATCGAGAGAATAATTGCGTCACCACGTTCATATaa ACTTATCAACAATATGCTCTATATAAAGTACCAGTATATGCATGAcctttataaatatgataaaattagatacaaaaaaggaataacgTACAGATTTGCATACCAGCTTTTAAAAGCAATggataatttacaaaaagataTGAAGCATATTCCCAAGGatattcccattttatttattcattccaAGGATGACACTTTGTGTTATTATAGGGGCGTTGTGTCATTTTATAGTAGGCTAAGTAATGATATTAAAGAATTGCACATTCTTGAAGACATGGAGCATATGTTAACTGTAGAGCCGGGGAATGAAAacgttttaaataaaattatgcaatGGCTTTCAAAGCTAACCCCTAAAGGAGTAACTAcgaaatttagaaaaaaaaagaaaaaaaaaaaattcctagcCTTTTTAGAAGCGCATTTTTGA